The genomic DNA TTTTAATCTATATAATGCAACTGCAGAATCTATAATAATTAAATCGATATCATCTTCATTAGAATTGATCCATGATTCTATTGTTTTTAAATTATTAGATTGTTCTTGAAAAGAATTTGGTTCAAACACAATTATATTGCTAGATATAACATCGAAATCGTTTTTAGCTAATTGTTTAACCCTATCAATTGATATTCCTCCTTCAGTATCTATATAGGCCACCTTTTTTCCATTTTTCGCTACTTGCACAGCTAAATCCAGAGATATATTGGTTTTACCAGATCCAGGAGGTCCATAAAATTGAGTTATATTTCTTTTTTCAATCCCTCCACCTAATATAAGATCCAAAGAAGAATTGGTCTGAATTTTTGAAGGATTACTAATATCAGCTAATGATTTCATATTATCTCCTTTAAATTATCTTTAAACTATTTTTTAAAACATTTTAAACTATTTTAAAACTATTTTAAAACTATTTTAAAACTATTTTAAACTATTAAACAATGTTAAACTATTTGAAACTATTTCTAAGATATCTTTAAAATATATTCGAATTATCTTTTAATAATATTTTAACTAAATATTTAGAAATTTTATATAAATTTTTCTATAAATAATAATTATTATAAATTTCAACTTTTTAAAGTATAATTTTTGTATATATAAATTATATTATATATAAGTTAGATTTATTATAAATAAGATTAAAACTATGTAAATTTATTATATTAATATTGTTACTACTATTATTAATACTATACCAATAATGTATAATTATACAAATAATGCATAATACTATAATTAAAATTATAATAAGAATTATTATTAAAATTATTATTAAAATTATTAAATTATTATAAAAATATTATTAAAATTACAATGAATTTATTATTAAAAGGACTTAAGAATACCTGAACCTTTCCTTAATATCTTTGGTTCTTTTCTAGTTAAGTCTACAATGGTTGAAGGTTCAGATTGTTTTAAACAACCTACATCAATTACAAAATCAATACCCTCATTTAGCTGATTAATGATGTCTTTTGGATTATTTAATGTTTTTTTTCCAGATAAATTTGCACTAGTAGTAGTAATAGGAAAATTCTGTGTTAATTTTCTAGAAATAATATTTTCAGGAATTCTAATTCCTACTTTATGATTTTTAGTAGCATAATTAGGAATTGGTTCTTTTTTATAAAAAATAAAAGTAAAAGGACCAGGCAAATTGTTAGTAAGAATTTCATGAGTTTTATGATTACCTACATCAGCTATTAACAATATTTCATCAATAGAAGAAACACAAACAGATAATGGTTTAAAATAATCCCTATTTTTAATGTTATAAACCTTTTCAACAGCTTTTTCATTGAAAATATTAGCACCCAATCCATAAACAGTATCAGTAGGATAAAGCACAACTCCCCCAGAGCTTAAAACTTCGATAGCTTCATCAATTAAATCTAAATCAGGATTATTTTGATCCATTTCAACTATTTTCATCTAAATCACATAAATTATAAAATTAAAAGACATATTGATTAAAAAAGCATCTATTATAAAAAAATATTTATTTTAAAAAATATTCATTATAAATGAGTCTTATATACAAGTATTCATATATAAAAACTTATATAAATATTTGTTTTCATATACTATAGCAATGTTAGAAAGATTTAGACCACTATTAAAAAAAATCCTTGAACCTTTTGCTAAAAGAATAAATATAAATCCAAATATATTAACACTAATATCCCCTTTAATTGCCATTATATCTGCAATATTCTTTGGAACTGGAAATTTATTAATGGGGGGAATTTTTATCCTTATAAGTGGAGTTTTTGATGTTTTTGATGGAGCAATAGCTAGATATCATAATAAAACATCTGATTTCGGAGCTTTTCTTGATTCTACAATGGATAGATTCTCAGATGCTATAATAATCATCGGGATAATTTGGGGAGGTTATACCCCATGGTTGCTTGGAATTTTAGCTATTCATTCAGCAATTACAGTTAGCTATGTTAGAGCAAGGGCTGAAGCAAAAGGAATTGAATGTAATGTAGGAATAGCTGAAAGAGCTACTAGACTCATTATTTTAATGGTAGGTGCATTTATTGCATGGATATTCGGAAGTATCTTTATGAACTGGACTATTATAATACTTATCATACTCTCGTATATAACTGTAGCTCAAAGAATATATCATGTTTGGAAAAAAACAAGTTATGAGAGAATAGGACTATAATAAGAAATAGATATATGAGCAAGGATAGAAGGTTGAATAATGGATTGTAATGAGAGAATTTTAATTGATATTGAAAAACTTGATGAAAGTTTTGAAAAAATAGAATCCATAAAATTAAGCCAAGAGGAAAAAGAGATAATAGAAAGGGCAGAAAACTATAAAGAAGATTGCAAATATTACCTTGAAAAAGGAGATGAAATAACATCATTTGGGTGTATAACCTATGCACATGGATTAGTTGATGCAATACTTCTCAATCACCATATAAATTAATAAGAATACCACTACAAAGTCATTGAAAAGTAAAAAAATGGTAAAAGATATGAAAAGTAAAAAACGTGTGAAATATATAAAAAGTAGGAAAAATGGAAAAACTAGAGAAAAATAGGAAAAAGTAGAAAAGGAGCGTATAAATGATAAACCATCTTGAATGGAAAGAAAAAATATTAAAGGATATTGATAAATTAGAAGCTAATCTTAAAGAAATTGAAGGTATTAGTTTTTCTAAAAAAGAAAAAGAAGCAATTTCAAGAGCAAAAGATTATAGAGAAGATTGCAAATATTACCTTGAAAAAGAAGATGAGATAACATCCTTTGAATGTATTAGCTACAGTCATGGTTTAATTGATACTTTAAGAATTATCCATGAATTTATTTAACTATAAAACTATAAAATATATTTAATTTTTAAATAAATTCTTAAACATTGAAATTAATGGATTTGTGAAACTTATCATAACTATTCATAAAAAAAACCTTAAATATTAACTCATACTTATATAGATATGAAAGTAGTTCATTAGGACTAATTTAGTTTTTACTATTTTGATTGTAATCTCTTATGAGCTTAATTTCAGATAATAAAACTTTTGTTATTATCTTCCTAAGGAGTAAAATCCTTATTAAGAAAAATTTTAGCTTTATATTCATGAAGCTTCACCTCCATTAACTTTTTGCCAAAGCTACTATTTTTAATAATTTCACTTCGATAAATATATTAATCATTATTATATTGTAGTAATACTATAATAT from Methanobrevibacter arboriphilus JCM 13429 = DSM 1125 includes the following:
- the radB gene encoding DNA repair and recombination protein RadB → MKSLADISNPSKIQTNSSLDLILGGGIEKRNITQFYGPPGSGKTNISLDLAVQVAKNGKKVAYIDTEGGISIDRVKQLAKNDFDVISSNIIVFEPNSFQEQSNNLKTIESWINSNEDDIDLIIIDSAVALYRLKEGKKSNLLNRELGTQMGSLSRMARKYDIAVVITNQIYSTFEDERSSTIIPVGGTILRYWSKIIVELSKSGINGQRIATLKRHKSIAEGTNIKFSITNNGIE
- a CDS encoding L-threonylcarbamoyladenylate synthase; protein product: MKIVEMDQNNPDLDLIDEAIEVLSSGGVVLYPTDTVYGLGANIFNEKAVEKVYNIKNRDYFKPLSVCVSSIDEILLIADVGNHKTHEILTNNLPGPFTFIFYKKEPIPNYATKNHKVGIRIPENIISRKLTQNFPITTTSANLSGKKTLNNPKDIINQLNEGIDFVIDVGCLKQSEPSTIVDLTRKEPKILRKGSGILKSF
- a CDS encoding DUF357 domain-containing protein; protein product: MDCNERILIDIEKLDESFEKIESIKLSQEEKEIIERAENYKEDCKYYLEKGDEITSFGCITYAHGLVDAILLNHHIN
- a CDS encoding DUF357 domain-containing protein, translating into MINHLEWKEKILKDIDKLEANLKEIEGISFSKKEKEAISRAKDYREDCKYYLEKEDEITSFECISYSHGLIDTLRIIHEFI
- the pgsA gene encoding archaetidylinositol phosphate synthase, which translates into the protein MLERFRPLLKKILEPFAKRININPNILTLISPLIAIISAIFFGTGNLLMGGIFILISGVFDVFDGAIARYHNKTSDFGAFLDSTMDRFSDAIIIIGIIWGGYTPWLLGILAIHSAITVSYVRARAEAKGIECNVGIAERATRLIILMVGAFIAWIFGSIFMNWTIIILIILSYITVAQRIYHVWKKTSYERIGL